The following is a genomic window from Vitis vinifera cultivar Pinot Noir 40024 chromosome 6, ASM3070453v1.
tactgtgattggatgctgtttgctcatattgaaagtcttttgaggccatgccttttgtatcaagactacaccttttgttggaatgatgtaatgtatatatttgatagatacacttgtagtatgggctacccatagtaaacaatggggtttggtatatgtaaattaatgttgtacaagtttcttttgtgaaacaaaacatattttgttaactcaatagtcacaatgtttattacaggatgtactctttataacaggttttccatatcctctttttgaacaaattcaagtaggaactcaacatttaaatttttgagagcacttatactgtatttgagtatcaattctttagttgaagaataaataataataataagaagaaaaaaaaaaattggggtgtgacagcttggtatcagagcataagGGATTCGATCCCTATTGTGGACAATAGGTGGGGAGCCCAATAGGTGTACTGGAGTCATTATTATTGTGACATTGTTTTATTGTgtatgatatattgatattaagTGAAAGGTTAATGGATGGATGTTAGGTTTGTGTTTTTGTTGTGTTGATGACATTCCTTGTTGTATTGAATATGCCGAGCTATAATAATTATGATCATGTTGCCTGTTTGAGTGCTTGATCATTGAGAATCCATTACTATGATATTGTTGTTATCATGTTTGTATGTGACATAAGTGGTTTGATTGTATTGGTTAAGGGTGCTTGATTTTATGAATAACCCTTATAAGGTGAtgtattgataataataatcctTGTATACCTTTCTAAGAGAAAATGCCTAGAGGAAGGGACAGATTAACCACAAGGCCTAAACGGACAACTAGATCATCTCCAATATCTCATGGTGATGTAACTGAGGGAAGACCTGTAATACATCCAGTTGCTGGTTCAGAATGCCAGAATGTGAGCTTGATTCTGGAATTTAAAGCATTGAATCCTCCAAGCTTTAGGGGTGGCCCTAATTTTCTTGAAGCTGAGAATTggatgaaagaaataaagaaaatactgGATGTAATGGCAGTGCCTGAGGAAAGGAGAGTTTCTTTAGCTTCCTTCATGTTGAGGGATGAAGCAGACAACTGGTGGGATATGATCAAGACTACTCAGGATGTAACTAAAATGGTTTGGATGCAATTTGAGGAGCTACTTTTATCTAATTACTTTCCAGAGGCCGTTAGAAGACAGAAAAGAGCTGAATTTATACACTTGGTTCAAAGGAACATGACAGTGACTGAATATGCAGCAAAATTTACACAACTATCTAGATATGCTCCAAATGTGGTTGCAGATGAACAAATGCGAGCTGAACAATTCCAAGAGGGGTTGAGATTGAACATTAGAGCACAGGTCGCTCCTTTCATGCTTCGTACTTACAGTGAGGTTGTGGCAAGGGCTCTTGTTATAGAAAGGGAAATGGAGGAAGCTCAAAGGTTGAGAAGCAAAAATTCTAGGTTTGGTGGTTCAGAAAAACGAGAACAGGATTTCAAGCGCCCACAATAGGGATCTAATCCcttatgctctgataccaagctGTCACACCTCAAATTTTTCGTTATTCTTCAAActaaacaattgatactcaaatatagtataagtgctcttaaaaaattaaatgttgagttcctacttgattttttgcaaaaagaggatatgcaaAATCTATTATAAATAGTACATCCTatattaaacttt
Proteins encoded in this region:
- the LOC104878159 gene encoding uncharacterized protein LOC104878159: MPRGRDRLTTRPKRTTRSSPISHGDVTEGRPVIHPVAGSECQNVSLILEFKALNPPSFRGGPNFLEAENWMKEIKKILDVMAVPEERRVSLASFMLRDEADNWWDMIKTTQDVTKMVWMQFEELLLSNYFPEAVRRQKRAEFIHLVQRNMTVTEYAAKFTQLSRYAPNVVADEQMRAEQFQEGLRLNIRAQVAPFMLRTYSEVVARALVIEREMEEAQRLRSKNSRFGGSEKREQDFKRPQ